In Porites lutea chromosome 1, jaPorLute2.1, whole genome shotgun sequence, a single genomic region encodes these proteins:
- the LOC140947734 gene encoding uncharacterized protein: MGEECNECRRRKAKAAKQIMAPLPQIRLRLSLRPFAQTAVDFGGPFVTIQGRRSRRQKRYLCLFTCLPTRAVHLEMAFGVDTDSFLNAFYRMANRRELPREMLSVNGTNFVAAERELRELVEALDQSKIAQSTANKGVMWHFNPPLAPHFGGVHEAMIKAAKRAVNAVLGNADVTDEKLTTAFTGAEALLNSRPLTYQPANPEDDIPLTPNHFLKGQIGGQFAPESVDETNYSLKKRWRRFQELVRHFWHRWLREWIPSLSNRRKWLKEERDLQSGDVVLVVSPSTPRGHWPLGRIVEVYQGKDGHVRVAKVQVGKSQLTRPISNLCALELQ, encoded by the coding sequence ATGGGGGAGGAGTGTAATGAGTGCCGCAGGCGGAAGGCCAAAGCTGCAAAGCAAATTATGGCGCCCCTTCCACAGATCAGACTTCGGTTATCACTCCGACCTTTTGCGCAAACAGCTGTAGATTTTGGGGGACCTTTCGTCACAATTCAAGGAAGAAGATCTCGAAGACAAAAGCGATACTTGTGCTTATTTACTTGCTTACCTACAAGGGCGGTTCACCTTGAGATGGCCTTTGGAGTTGACACTGATTCATTCCTAAACGCCTTCTATAGGATGGCCAATCGAAGAGAACTACCCAGAGAGATGTTATCAGTCAATGGTACGAACTTCGTCGCGGCCGAGAGAGAATTGCGCGAATTGGTTGAGGCGCTTGATCAAAGCAAAATTGCCCAGTCAACAGCAAACAAAGGAGTAATGTGGCACTTCAATCCGCCACTAGCACCACACTTCGGGGGTGTACACGAGGCGATGATTAAAGCTGCAAAGCGGGCTGTGAATGCAGTATTGGGCAATGCAGACGTGacagatgaaaaattaacaACAGCATTCACAGGAGCAGAAGCGTTATTGAATTCAAGGCCCCTCACGTACCAACCAGCAAACCCTGAAGATGATATACCACTGACACCGAACCACTTTCTGAAAGGTCAAATTGGAGGTCAATTCGCGCCAGAATCCGTAGACGAAACCAATTATAGTCTCAAGAAAAGATGGAGAAGATTCCAAGAGCTAGTTAGACATTTCTGGCATCGTTGGCTCAGAGAATGGATCCCAAGTCTCAGCAACAGAAGAAAATGGCTGAAAGAGGAACGAGACCTTCAATCAGGAGATGTTGTCTTAGTCGTGTCGCCCAGCACACCACGCGGGCATTGGCCTCTAGGAAGAATCGTCGAAGTATATCAAGGAAAAGATGGTCACGTAAGAGTCGCGAAAGTCCAAGTGGGAAAGAGCCAACTGACCAGACCTATTTCGAATTTGTGTGCGTTGGAATTGCAGTAA
- the LOC140947915 gene encoding uncharacterized protein KIAA1958-like — MASRFASISDEEVKEFTKKLENENTKKKTLYDINVFKEYLDACDEKREIEDITPVELQKIIKNFVLAVRKKNGEEYEPSSLRAFIQNIDRHLRKNNYGFSVLNDKEFHEVQDILKKRQKQLKSIGKGNRPKAADPLSDEDIDTDIDTAAKF, encoded by the coding sequence ATGGCGAGCAGGTTTGCGTCCATCAGCGACGAAGAAGTTAAAGAGTTtacaaaaaaacttgaaaacgagAACACGAAGAAGAAAACCTTGTACGACATAAACGTTTTCAAAGAATATCTTGACGCCTGTGACGAGAAAAGGGAAATTGAAGATATTACGCCCGTGGAACTgcaaaaaatcatcaaaaactTTGTTCTTGCTGTGCGAAAGAAAAATGGTGAAGAATACGAACCCTCGTCCCTCAGAGCGTTTATCCAAAACATCGACCGGCATCTTCGCAAAAACAACTATGGATTCTCCGTGCTTAACGACAAGGAATTTCACGAAGTgcaagatattttaaagaagagacaaaagcagctgaaatCCATCGGGAAAGGAAACCGGCCTAAAGCAGCAGACCCGCTGTCAGATGAAGACATTGACACTGACATTGACACAGCCGCAAAGTTCTAG
- the LOC140944949 gene encoding uncharacterized protein isoform X1 yields the protein MMNSQQEDSKDTNAEGNDSCSFDVLDHYRNFADKYDYFYKEAHQGYIPILMKCLDVKPEHVVADIGSGTGAIAKDLFELSGLHNPIWCVDPSVEMQEVARQKKGVYPVVKTAEEFFSNRQISDRFDRVLTNVSAHHFVNPDAPGAVYKGILRSLRPGGIFVQVNVLKNSPPLFKSANKLMSQFYEREREISSLLLREVGLNANVSQQEVFLSWGVTKSKLYECYRCRFFSFFQHLSDDQIEEGITELENEHYQNVKEDDLINYESTVLVTRVEKVS from the coding sequence ATCATTATCGCAATTTTGCAGACAAGTATGACTACTTCTACAAAGAAGCTCACCAAGGTTACATTCCCATCCTAATGAAATGTTTGGACGTAAAGCCAGAGCACGTGGTCGCTGACATTGGCAGTGGAACGGGTGCCATTGCCAAAGATCTCTTTGAATTGTCAGGTCTTCACAATCCTATTTGGTGTGTTGACCCCAGTGTGGAAATGCAAGAAGTTGCTCGACAAAAGAAAGGGGTTTACCCGGTTGTGAAAACTGCCGAAGAATTTTTTTCGAACCGGCAAATTAGCGATAGATTTGACAGAGTGCTAACTAATGTAAGTGCACATCATTTTGTAAACCCCGATGCTCCCGGTGCTGTTTATAAGGGAATTCTTCGAAGTCTTCGACCTGGTGGTATTTTTGTGCAGGTAAACGTCCTCAAGAACAGTCCTCCGTTATTCAAAAGTGCAAACAAATTAATGAGCCAATTTTATGAGCGAGAGAGGGAAATCTCATCTCTGTTGCTACGGGAAGTGGGTTTAAATGCAAACGTATCACAGCAAGAGGTCTTCCTTTCATGGGGGGTGACAAAATCCAAGTTGTACGAATGTTATCGATGCcgctttttcagtttctttcagCATTTAAGCGATGATCAAATTGAAGAAGGAATAACCGAATTGGAGAATGAACATTATCAAAATGTAAAAGAGGATGATCTCATCAACTACGAGAGTACTGTGCTTGTGACAAGGGTGGAGAAAGTGTCTTGA